CCCTCGCTTCCATACAAAATATTAGTCCGTTGTAATAAACCAGTCCGCTTGTTGTGAGGCAAGCAGCTTTCTTTGCCCTTGGAATTCATCATACACGCTTAACGTATACTTCTGAAGGAATTTGGTATTAAAAATAAGTCCTGGATCTGTAATGGAAATCAAGAAGTTTTCTCTTTTGCCCAGTCGAATCTTAGTATCTTGATCCGCTGTAGACTCGCCGTTGAATACATCAAAGTCCTTGAAATCAAACTTCTTCTCAAATCGTTTCACGCCGCCGCCATCTTCAAAAACAAGCAATAAATTATGGCCTTCGGTATTAATTTCGGTTAGCTTTTCCTTCGTTAACTCGTAATTGAATTTTAAGTTAAAATTGCCGTTTTCAATCGTTGTGCCAATCTTGTTGATACTGATGTTGTAAGGGAACAAATCAACATTTTTCAGCGTTTTGGCAACCTCTTTTCTTTCATCAGGCAGCCAATAAGCTACTGGATTAACATAGGAGTCCGCAACTGCTTTCTCACCCTCAGACAGTTTGCCATCTGTGACGGCTTCCCCTAAAAGCAGGTTCATGTTTGCAGTCCCGTACCCTTTGGGTACAGATGCCCAAACATTCAATAGGCCTTTGCCAGAAGGGCTAATTTTGTTCTTTACTTCCGCAACGGATGCGGCGAACACCGTGCCGTCTGGTGCGCGGAAATTAGCAACTAGTTTGGACACATTAGTGAACCGCTTCTCCAGATTCGTAACTTCAACCATCGCCGAGAACATAATATTCGTCTTGTCCTCATAAGTCGATACATTCCGAATCGCATATTTGGACTTACGCCCCGCATCATTCGATGTGTAGGATTGTCCAGCATTTATGAAGGGAATCGCTTGAAGCTCAGATTGGGTAGAAAACTCCAGAACGTCAGTCGCTGTTGTAGTGCCTTTCTCAGTTCCCGCAGGGGGTTCCCCTGTCTCATTTTCCTGCAAAACTAATTTGACATCTGAAAACTCGTACGTATACGGTACTTTACCGGCAATTTGCAAATTCACATTAGCGCCTGCGCCGAGCCCGATTACTTTTGCTGTTTGAATCAATTTAGCATCAATTTTGACTGCTCCATCAAGCAGAAAGTATCCGGATAATTTGGGAAGCGGAAGGGATTCCTGCCCCTTATTGATCAACGTTAAATCTGCGGTAAGCAAATCTTGATCTTCCCAAGGCAAGCGATGCAAACCATTGAGCTGCGTGGTGTAGACACCGGATTTACTCGTGAAAGAGTACTCTTTACCGATCGAGCCTCCTACTTGCGTGGAAACCGGGGGCAATTGGAAATTAGCTACGCCCACATTGAGTTTCAAATCTGCAATCGTCTCTGCCACGGTCAATTGCCACGCATCTGCCGCAACACCGACTGGAATAGAGCCGGATAATTGAATCTCTTTGCTTTCCTTAGGATTGATCTTCAGATCTTTTATCCCTTTGGCTTCCAAAGGATAGAGAAGTCCTTCCGCTGTGCGAATGGAGAAAATGTAGGAAGGAACTGTCACCGTGTGACTGCCTGCATTTTCTAACTTAAGGTACACCGTTGGAACGTGATATTTCTCATTTTTATTGCTGACGAATTTTTTGATCGATGCTTGGACTTGAGTTCCCCCGACCATGATCGAAGCCGCAGAATCTGTTGGCGTCACGTCCGTAAAATCGTTAGGCACAGCAACTTCTCCAAGCACACGTTCAAAATTAGATTGGCTGAAATCCCATTTAATAAATTGCACAACGAGATCCTGCAAGTTCGTAGTTGCATTCACAGTCGCATAGAACGTTAAATCCGTTGTTGCGCCAGGTGCAACCCGGTTCTTATCTTTATCAGCTGGCAATAGCCGCGCAGAAAATTGATTGCCTGATTTGCTTTTCAGTCGTGCCCAGTAATCAATAAACTGCAGCTCGCTGTTGCCTTCATTATGAATACTGATCGTAAATGTCGCCAGTTTCCCATTCTGATCCGGCAAAAGATGAATCTGCTTCAACTCGAAGTAGCTGCTTCCAGTAATCGTCACTTTGCCTATAGAAGCGGAGATAGCAGTTGGGGCACTATCCGCCCAAACAGGTGTTACAGCACTTAATAATAAAGTGGCTGACAGTGCAATCGTCGCCAAGCGGATATGATGAAACTTGATCTTCATGATGTTAAATGTCCTCCTTCAAAGTCGATCTGACTAATCCTCAGCCAAGATGACCTGCTTTAACCGGCAGGTACGGCTTGCATCATCGTGGGTGGAATGGGTTGCCCCGGATTTTCCTTCATCTGCTTGAGCATCGCATCGCCTTGTGTTTGCCATTGCTTGAGGCCTTCTCTTGCTGTTATTTTTCCTTGCAGAACACTTGAGAACTGTTGGCGACCAATTTCTTGG
Above is a genomic segment from Paenibacillus sp. HWE-109 containing:
- a CDS encoding COG1470 family protein gives rise to the protein MKIKFHHIRLATIALSATLLLSAVTPVWADSAPTAISASIGKVTITGSSYFELKQIHLLPDQNGKLATFTISIHNEGNSELQFIDYWARLKSKSGNQFSARLLPADKDKNRVAPGATTDLTFYATVNATTNLQDLVVQFIKWDFSQSNFERVLGEVAVPNDFTDVTPTDSAASIMVGGTQVQASIKKFVSNKNEKYHVPTVYLKLENAGSHTVTVPSYIFSIRTAEGLLYPLEAKGIKDLKINPKESKEIQLSGSIPVGVAADAWQLTVAETIADLKLNVGVANFQLPPVSTQVGGSIGKEYSFTSKSGVYTTQLNGLHRLPWEDQDLLTADLTLINKGQESLPLPKLSGYFLLDGAVKIDAKLIQTAKVIGLGAGANVNLQIAGKVPYTYEFSDVKLVLQENETGEPPAGTEKGTTTATDVLEFSTQSELQAIPFINAGQSYTSNDAGRKSKYAIRNVSTYEDKTNIMFSAMVEVTNLEKRFTNVSKLVANFRAPDGTVFAASVAEVKNKISPSGKGLLNVWASVPKGYGTANMNLLLGEAVTDGKLSEGEKAVADSYVNPVAYWLPDERKEVAKTLKNVDLFPYNISINKIGTTIENGNFNLKFNYELTKEKLTEINTEGHNLLLVFEDGGGVKRFEKKFDFKDFDVFNGESTADQDTKIRLGKRENFLISITDPGLIFNTKFLQKYTLSVYDEFQGQRKLLASQQADWFITTD